A genome region from Brassica oleracea var. oleracea cultivar TO1000 chromosome C2, BOL, whole genome shotgun sequence includes the following:
- the LOC106322961 gene encoding putative invertase inhibitor: MKFFVSVALFFLFLNCFATAQTLIRDSCKTAAAKDPTLKYDFCVQSLEQDPQSKTATSLKGLVLASTTNAESKTTNVKGIVETILKSKTYPPGTEPALRTCVELYDDANNSLNEALMNVKSGDYKSANVDLSAALDEPGTCEDGFKEKHAKSPVTNENNVLFQKILIPLAFTNML; the protein is encoded by the coding sequence ATGAAGTTCTTCGTTTCAGTTGCATTGTTCTTTCTCTTCTTAAACTGTTTCGCTACCGCGCAAACTCTTATTCGAGATTCTTGCAAAACAGCTGCAGCAAAAGATCCTACTCTCAAATATGATTTTTGCGTCCAATCTCTTGAACAAGATCCCCAGAGCAAAACCGCAACTAGTCTAAAAGGATTGGTCTTAGCATCAACTACTAACGCTGAGTCCAAAACAACTAACGTGAAAGGGATAGTTGAGACTATTCTCAAGAGCAAAACGTATCCACCGGGTACTGAACCTGCGTTACGCACTTGCGTAGAGCTTTATGACGATGCTAATAATTCTTTAAATGAAGCTTTGATGAACGTTAAATCCGGCGATTACAAAAGTGCTAATGTGGATCTGAGTGCTGCTTTGGATGAACCGGGCACTTGTGAAGATGGTTTCAAAGAGAAGCACGCGAAATCTCCCGTTACAAACGAGAACAATGTTTTGTTTCAGAAGATTTTGATTCCTTTAGCTTTTACAAATATGCTCTGA
- the LOC106322962 gene encoding uncharacterized protein LOC106322962 translates to MDSEEFLKICIRSLKENPETKKVRNKIDLIVVATNNAISNITNMKRIVEKFIKEKRYKSRLIKKKLEVCLNHYQDGYEWLTSGLNYLKEQDRDMASPDLGMANREVVDCGERFKKGEINPFKKENDEVLYVMTFIPCTISELADCETSVTGC, encoded by the coding sequence ATGGATTCAGAAGAATTCCTTAAGATTTGCATCAGATCTCTTAAAGAGAATCCAGAGACCAAGAAAGTGAGAAATAAGATTGACTTGATCGTGGTAGCTACGAATAACGCGATATCGAACATAACAAACATGAAAAGAATTGTGGAGAAGTTCATAAAAGAGAAGAGATACAAAAGTAGGCTTATTAAAAAGAAGTTGGAAGTTTGTCTTAACCATTACCAAGATGGCTATGAGTGGCTAACCTCAGGTTTAAATTACCTCAAAGAGCAGGATCGTGATATGGCTTCCCCTGATTTGGGGATGGCAAACAGGGAAGTGGTTGATTGTGGGGAGAGATTCAAAAAAGGCGAAATAAATCCCTTCAAAAAAGAGAATGATGAAGTCCTCTACGTAATGACCTTCATTCCTTGCACGATTAGTGAGCTGGCTGACTGTGAGACGAGTGTGACAGGGTGTTAA
- the LOC106324244 gene encoding uncharacterized protein LOC106324244 → MGQTSAEGNLDEPTLALLIEMIDENNCLAKIFRRARDHYENVGSEFSIRLVPDKGKGKEYDLPSTSEVADLIVGDITSTIGERDIVVQFRSDTLQQIRDDHPQYMSLQYPLLFPYGEYGFHPEIPLHLETGTSKTRQFVTIRQYYASLIQTRPTQGMTLIKGGRLLHQFIVDVYTAIEEDRLRWARNNQEILRAELYSNVLDAVSKGDTDAKIIGQRFILPPSFTGGPRYLVEKYHDAMAICREFGNLDLFITMTTNPNWSEIKEHLQKYGGDSPNDRPDIECRVFKLKLDQLLKDFKAGTFFKPYKAALHRNSTRTPSAEEVDEIISAELPNKEEDPTAYDLVTKHMIHGPCGLFNPKSPCMENNVCTKKYPQPNNDNTSIDKSGYVLYRRRRNDDTCTVKAGAVLDNTFVVPHNIKLLKKYEAHINVEWCNRTSAVKYLFKYITKGVDRATAIIEKGNTATTSDATGSGGSKEKVVSQRNEIQDYIEARYLSACESMWRTFAFHIHKRKPSVEKLIIHLEGEHNITVKSTDNLDRVIRKPGIEKTMFTEWMVLCRRSAFARTLTYVQIPQYFVWNNSAKVWTERKKGKSIGRVVAVHPSAGDRYYLRVLINKIKGPKSYDELKTYNNVKHPDFKSVCHARGLLDDDVEWLESMSEGARTATPYQLRDMFVTFLINCFVASPKGLWEHSWKSMSEDILHKRQRILGHANLELDDKTLEQYTLIEVEKLMRMQDRSLNDIKDMPKINPVLLKELGNSLWNQEMDYDLAEETLRHDKQYNLLNAEQLAIYGSVLDSVDKKEGKIFFVYGAGGTGKTFLYQTIISRLRSRKQIVLPVASSGIATLLLPNGRTAHSCFNIPLKLEEDKLCNIKPGTMLAELIEETDLIIWDEAPMTHKHAFEALDKSLKDIMSMKNPPAKNQPFGGKTVMLGGDFRQTLPVIPQGSRADSVLASISHSYLWNSCHKFSLKTNMLVNQDEKEFSEWLLKVG, encoded by the exons ATGGGGCAAACTTCAGCAGAAGGTAATCTCGACGAGCCAACATTAGCTCTCCTCATCGAGATGATTGACGAGAATAATTGTCTAGCTAAGATATTTCGTCGTGCACGAGACCACTACGAAAACGTCGGGTCAGAGTTTTCTATTAGGTTAGTCCCAGATAAAGGGAAGGGGAAAGAATACGATCTTCCAAGTACAAGCGAGGTGGCAGATCTTATCGTGGGGGATATAACATCAACAATTGGAGAACGAGATATAGTGGTCCAGTTTCGATCTGACACTTTGCAGCAGATACGTGACGATCACCCTCAATATATGAGCCTCCAATACCCTCTTTTGTTTCCGTATGGTGAATATGGGTTTCACCCAGAAATTCCCCTGCATCTTGAGACAGGTACTTCAAAAACGAGGCAATTCGTGACCATCCGTCAATACTACGCTTCTCTAATCCAAACACGTCCTACCCAAGGAATGACGTTGATTAAAGGCGGTCGCCTCCTCCATCAATTTATTGTGGACGTTTATACAGCAATTGAAGAAGATCGACTGAGGTGGGCGAGAAATAACCAAGAGATCTTGCGGGCTGAGCTCTACAGCAATGTCCTTGATGCTGTAAGCAAAGGTGACACTGATGCTAAAATTATTGGGCAGAGATTTATATTGCCGCCAAGTTTCACCGGAGGCCCCCGGTACTTAGTTGAGAAATACCACGATGCTATGGCTATTTGCAGGGAATTTGGCAATCTAGATTTGTTTATCACGATGACGACCAATCCCAACTGGAGCGAGATTAAAGAACATCTTCAGAAATACGGTGGTGATTCTCCTAATGATAGACCAGACATTGAATGTCGGGTTTTTAAGTTGAAGCTAGACCAACTGCTAAAGGATTTCAAAGCAGGAACTTTCTTCAAGCCATACAAGGCAGCTCTCCACC GAAACTCTACCAGAACACCGAGTGCAGAAGAAGTGGATGAAATAATTTCTGCTGAGCTCCCCAACAAAGAGGAAGACCCAACTGCTTACGACTTAGTCACGAAACATATGATCCACGGTCCATGTGGGCTCTTCAATCCGAAGTCACCATGTATGGAAAACAACGTGTGCACGAAAAAGTATCCTCAGCCGAATAACGACAACACTTCGATTGACAAATCCGGGTATGTGTTATATCGTCGACGCCGAAACGATGATACGTGTACAGTAAAGGCTGGAGCTGTACTAGATAACACTTTTGTCGTACCTCATAACATTAAGCTTCTGAAGAAGTACGAAGCTCATATCAACGTTGAATGGTGTAATCGTACAAGCGCGGTGAAATACTTATTCAAGTACATAACAAAGGGCGTTGATCGAGCAACCGCTATTATCGAGAAAGGAAATACAGCAACTACATCTGACGCCACGGGATCCGGAGGATCAAAGGAGAAAGTCGTCAGCCAGCGCAATGAGATCCAAGACTACATCGAAGCCCGATATTTATCAGCTTGTGAGTCTATGTGGCGGACTTTCGCATTCCACATACACAAAAGAAAGCCATCAGTTGAGAAGCTTATCATTCACTTAGAAGGCGAACATAATATTACAGTTAAATCAACAGACAACCTCGACCGTGTAATCCGCAAACCGGGTATCGAGAAGACGATGTTCACGGAATGGATGGTTTTATGCAGAAGGTCAGCGTTTGCCCGGACACTGACATATGTGCAGATTCCTCAATATTTTGTCTGGAACAACAGTGCTAAGGTGTGGACTGAACGTAAGAAAGGAAAATCCATTGGCCGAGTCGTAGCTGTCCATCCTTCAGCAGGTGATCGATACTATCTGAGGGTCCTCATTAATAAGATTAAGGGTCCTAAAAGTTACGACGAGCTAAAAACATACAACAACGTGAAACACCCTGACTTCAAATCAGTTTGCCACGCACGAGGCCTTTTGGACGATGATGTTGAATGGCTCGAGAGTATGTCAGAGGGTGCTCGAACAGCCACTCCATACCAGCTTCGTGATATGTTCGTCACATTCCTAATCAATTGCTTCGTCGCAAGCCCTAAAGGACTATGGGAACACTCATGGAAATCAATGAGCGAGGACATACTTCACAAGAGGCAAAGGATCTTGGGTCACGCAAATCTGGAGCTGGACGATAAGACCCTGGAGCAATACACATTGATAGAAGTAGAAAAGTTGATGCGCATGCAAGATCGCTCTTTAAATGATATTAAAGATATGCCGAAGATCAACCCTGTTTTGCTCAAAGAATTGGGGAACAGTCTGTGGAACCAAGAAATGGATTACGATCTTGCTGAGGAAACACTAAGACATGACAAGCAGTACAACCTACTCAATGCTGAACAGCTTGCAATCTATGGTTCAGTCTTAGACTCTGTTGATAAAAAAGAGGGAAAAATTTTCTTCGTATATGGCGCAGGAGGCACAGGAAAAACATTCCTTTACCAGACTATCATATCCAGACTCCGCTCAAGAAAACAAATTGTTCTACCGGTTGCTTCTTCGGGAATAGCCACATTGCTTCTACCAAACGGGAGAACAGCTCACTCTTGCTTCAATATTCCGTTGAAGCTCGAGGAAGATAAGCTCTGCAACATCAAACCAGGTACAATGCTGGCTGAACTAATTGAGGAAACGGACCTCATAATTTGGGATGAGGCACCTATGACACACAAACATGCTTTCGAAGCATTAGACAAGTCGTTGAAGGACATAATGTCTATGAAAAACCCACCCGCAAAGAATCAGCCTTTTGGCGGCAAGACAGTTATGTTAGGCGGTGATTTCAGACAGACCCTACCGGTCATTCCACAAGGTAGTAGAGCTGATAGTGTATTAGCTTCGATAAGCCATTCATATCTATGGAATAGCTGCCACAAGTTCTCTTTGAAAACAAATATGCTAGTCAATCAGGATGAGAAAGAGTTTTCTGAATGGCTTCTCAAAGTCGGGTAA
- the LOC106324245 gene encoding uncharacterized protein LOC106324245 has protein sequence MAMKRNGKSPASSDSNEKVMFFRDVSLGPHETRMRFRLIHFWEAQNPVKKTLIGLEMLLIDEQGTVIQGFIPPGRIKKYLPEMKRGSVYELINFYGSKNKPMYRVADHIATVSFAWNSELSVLHDIPIPFDEDRFRMHSYEDFEANCDLKGDLYGLVMKLYLWDQAATDFCKKFKSYENTPTVVLVTAVNTKRLRGTMALSSMSPTRVFMDYDVQPTIDYFAWLSSNPEIAKQDAFFECTATIDDVVHGSAWYYIACTGCHSKATKGANSLICTNPRCVKDTTAGVAHSEQGFFVLLGDAGFQLTGRHASELVSSYFEANKDKGPDHEVPVPEALISIIGQTHKFCVKVTDHNFSGNTRAITVTKILPLETPSPTKGSLGNAIAEPSMEAVQTGSDVCEPSKSRGDSADEECKRTFYSVDPERVKRARCEK, from the exons ATGGCGATGAAACGAAATGGAAAGTCTCCTGCCTCTTCCGACTCTAACGAAAAAGTGATGTTCTTCAGAGATGTCTCTCTAGGTCCCCATGAAACCCGTATGCGCTTTCGACTCATCCATTTCTGGGAGGCTCAGAATCCGGTGAAGAAGACCCTTATTGGCCTGGAGATGCTTCTCATCGACGAGCAG GGAACTGTCATTCAAGGATTCATCCCACCAGGACGTATTAAGAAATACTTGCCTGAGATGAAGCGAGGTTCAGTTTACGAACTCATCAACTTCTACGGATCGAAGAACAAACCGATGTATCGGGTTGCTGATCATATCGCAACCGTGTCCTTCGCATGGAACTCTGAGTTGTCGGTCCTTCACGACATTCCAATCCCTTTTGATGAAGACCGTTTCAGGATGCATTCGTATGAGGATTTTGAGGCCAACTGTGATCTGAAAGGTGACCTCTATG GACTTGTCATGAAGCTCTACCTCTGGGACCAGGCAGCAACGGACTTCTGCAAGAAGTTTAAGTCTTACGAAAACACTCCCACAGTTGTTTTGGTCACAGCCGTTAACACTAAACGTCTCAGAG GTACAATGGCACTGAGTTCTATGTCTCCCACACGGGTTTTCATGGACTATGATGTCCAACCAACAATTGATTACTTCGCCTG GCTCTCCTCAAACCCAGAGATTGCTAAGCAG GATGCCTTTTTTGAGTGCACTGCTACGATTGATGATGTGGTTCATGGATCTGCTTGGTACTATATTGCATGCACTGGGTGTCATAGTAAGGCTACCAAAGGCGCAAACTCATTGATTTGCACGAACCCAAGATGTGTGAAGGATACCACAGCTGGAGTTGCACA CAGTGAACAAGGTTTTTTTGTCCTGCTTGGTGATGCTGGTTTTCAGTTGACTGGGAGGCACGCATCTGAGTTGGTCAGCAGCTACTTTGAG GCCAATAAAGACAAAGGCCCTGACCATGAAGTGCCTGTCCCGGAAGCTCTGATCAGCATAATCGGACAGACCCATAAGTTTTGTGTGAAAGTTACAGACCACAACTTCTCTGGCAACACCCGAGCTATCACTGTCACCAAGATCCTCCCTCTAGAGACACCATCACCCACAAAAGGCTCTCTTGGAAATGCCATTGCTGAACCGTCCATGGAAGCAGTGCAGACTGGAAGTGACGTGTGTGAGCCTTCAAAAAGCCGTGGAGATTCTGCAGATGAAGAGTGTAAGAGAACGTTTTACAGTGTTGATCCAGAGAGAGTCAAACGGGCAAGATGTGAGAAATGA
- the LOC106326397 gene encoding putative invertase inhibitor — protein MKFFVSVVMFFLLLNCFAAAQTLIRDSCKTAAAKDPNLKYDFCIQSLEQDPQSKTATSLSGLVLASTNNAASKTINVKGIVETILKSKKYAPSIEPALRTCVKLYDDAYDSLKEALMNVKSSDYKSANMHLSAALDEPVTCEDGFKEKHAKSPVTNENNVSFQKILIPLAFTNML, from the coding sequence ATGAAGTTCTTCGTTTCAGTTGTAATGTTCTTTCTCCTCCTAAACTGTTTCGCAGCCGCGCAAACCTTGATTCGAGATTCCTGCAAAACAGCTGCAGCAAAAGACCCTAATCTCAAGTATGATTTTTGCATCCAATCACTTGAACAAGATCCGCAAAGCAAAACTGCAACTAGTCTATCAGGATTGGTCCTAGCGTCAACGAATAACGCTGCATCCAAAACAATTAACGTGAAAGGGATAGTTGAGACTATTCTCAAGAGCAAAAAGTATGCACCGAGTATTGAACCCGCGTTACGCACTTGCGTAAAGCTTTATGACGATGCTTATGATTCTTTAAAAGAAGCTTTGATGAACGTTAAATCCAGTGATTACAAAAGTGCTAATATGCATCTGAGTGCTGCTTTGGATGAACCTGTCACTTGTGAAGATGGTTTCAAAGAAAAGCACGCTAAATCTCCCGTTACAAACGAGAACAATGTTTCGTTTCAGAAGATTTTGATTCCTTTAGCTTTTACCAATATGCTCTGA